The following nucleotide sequence is from Podospora bellae-mahoneyi strain CBS 112042 chromosome 1 map unlocalized CBS112042p_1, whole genome shotgun sequence.
GGACGGGAGCGGCAGAGTTCTCTACGGTACCATAAATCTGGTAATATGGTCACCAAAGACACTACTGAACTTCGAATGGAACGACTTGGTCGAGTATCTGGCCGGGTTGGTCAAGACTCAGATTCTGCCAAGCTATGTCAAGATGCCTGGATACCCGCGCATGGGTTCTCAAAGGCCCAGGGGTAGAAAGCCAGAGGGATTCACCATCGTGTAGTTGTGTACAAAAGTGTATTATAGCTGAAAGGAAGAGCTCGGGGGGATCTGAGGGAGTGGCTTCGAGATGCCAAGCCACAAGGTGAGCTTTTGGGGCTTAGCGTCAATATGTACGTCAAAGGTGGTGGAACTCGACGACACTTATGCAAGTCCGCCTGGAGCTTCCAGAGCTTCCCCAAACCTCAATCGCAACATCGTCGTCCGGGCCATCCCAGCATTACAAGCCGCCCGCGATTGGAAGCCGTATAGCTTCAGATACAACACTGCGCCGGTCTATTATCTCCCCGCGTGCAAGAAACTCGCAAGCCGCAATCATGCTCGTCTCTCTCACGGTCGGCAAGGTCGACGCCGGCGTCACTGTCCTTCTGACCCCTGACAAGCGACTGGTACTTACAACGCCTTCTACAACCCTCCTACTCCCCAGTTCCCGAGCTGACCCTTACCCCAAGATCGAATTCCCCTccattcttcttcctcccgaCATCTCCTCCGGCTCCATAGTCGACATCAACGTTGCGCGCAACAAGGCCTCCGAAGCCCACGCCGAGCGCGCCTTCCGTTCCCTCCAAGACTcgatcctctcctccttcggCGCCGACGCGCCCTCCCCACCCGTCCTCCGCTGCCGCAACGCGACCCAGACCAGTGTTGTTCTAGAATGGGATCCTATCCACCTCGCTACTGCCGATTTAATCTCGCTGGCTCTCTACCGGAATGGCCAGAAAGCCGGCAACATCCCCAAGCCCCTCGAAATGCATTCTACCAAGATCAGCGGCCTGGCGGTCGACACCGAGTACACCTTCCACCTCGTCCTTCGCACCACGGCCGGGACGTTTGCCAGTCAGCGCGTGACGGTCCGGACGCATAAGATGACTGATTTGAGCGGTATCACCATCACGTTGGGCATCCtcccggcggtggtgaaggaggggttgacggcggcggtggaaaGGATCGGGGCCAAGATTGTGGATGGGGTTAGGATAGACACCACGCACTTTGTTACCACGGAGGGCAGGGGAATACAGTGGGAGAAGGCCAACGAGATGAATATCCCGGTCGTGAGGCCCGAGTGGGTGGATGCTTgcgagagaggagggaggatttTGGGGGTGACCAAGTTTTATCTGGATGCCGCGAGGGTTGGGCCGGGGAGTTACGAGACGCCCCTCTCGGCGACGGCGCCGAGCCCGGTGCCGAAGCAGCCtgagccacagcagcagaaggaTTTGCCTTCTCAGCCACCGGCTGCTGAACCTGCCGTGGCGACGACCGGTGCGCCCTCTGGAGAGGAGGCGAAGGAacagggaggtggtgttgagtcTGGCTCCAGtgatggcgaagaagacCAGGAGGGGGATGCGGGAAAGGATGAGGAGAACGATGCGGAGCCCGGGTACAAGGCGCTGTCAGGGGAGCAAGATCAAAAAGAGCACCCTTCACACCCCAAGCAACCCActgttgaagaaggtgacaacgacgacgacgatgacgacgacgatgatgatgatgatgatgggagtaATAAAGGCGAGGACAGAAAAGGCAGCAGTAGCGCCGacgagagaggagagaaagacGCGGGAAAGAAATCCCCAGGTGACGGAGCGTCCTTTCAGGATGTCGCTCTTTAAGATTCTGTTTCGTGGCATCCAACAACAAGCGAGCCGTTTGTCGCTGGTTACTTTTCTCATGTATAGACGTACTGCTTCTAGCTAAGCGCTGCTTGGGGCGCTGTATGGAGGTATTACACAAAAGCACAAGCTCAGGCAGTGTTTGTTTCTATCAAAGCGTATCTTGATTTACTATCACACATCAAGGGGgcacctcctctcctttcCAGTCCCAGATTTTGCCTCGCTGTGATGGGTTTAAGGAAGTGATCACGTTCCAGAGCTTTTCGGCTGCGTCTtctggggagaagaggtttgCTTCGGGGACGCCGGACCAAAATCCGCGGGAGAGGTCGGTCTTGACGGTGCCCGGGTGGTAGCCTACCGCTATGCAGTTGGAGGCTGACTTTTGCTGGAGCTCGAGGTCGAGGGTTTTGACGGCCGAGTTGAGGGCTGATTTGGAAAGACGGTAGGAGTACCAGCCTCCGAGGCGGTTGTCGGTCATGCTGCCTACTCGCGCCGAGACAGACAACCTGCCACGCCTGTTTAAGAAAGAGATTGAGGTTACGGGATAAGGGGGAGGACGAACCAAGTTGCGTGGGGAGGTAGACCTTCTGTGGGCTCGAGAGGGGCGGATCTCTTTGGGAGAAAAGGGACGAAGTGCTTCATTAAGAGGACTGGACCGAGGGTGTTTACCCTCAGCGTTTCGAGGAGGCTGGGCTCGGTGATTTGGGAGATGGATTTCTcggggggggtgaggaggatgccggggagggtgagggccaggtggaggtggtgggttttgggCGGGAACAGCTCCCTGGCTCTGTCGGCGGCGGATTGGATGGCTGATTCATCTGTTACGTCCAGGTTTACGACGTGGAGGCGGTCTGATTCGGGataggagggggggaggttgggggagcgggtggtggttaggatggggattgtggagggggtggtgcggaggaggtggtggaggagggagtgggagatgccgcgggttgagggggtgaggaggatcCAAGGTTTGGACATGGCGACAAGCTTGGTGATACTGATGGGAAGAGTGTtaggatggtgatggtttgtGAATGGATTCCTGATGGGGTGAGGCTGCCAACAAAGCCATGTGCGTCATTCAATGGGCGGTTGAAGCCGTTGGATGAGGCGGCTCGATCTGAACCCCTGCCAAGACTTTACTGGATCATGGTGAGGTGAAAGTCGTCAACGCCGACATACCCCTCCACCGCTtccatccccgtcccctttacttcttcctcttggaTAGCTCTCTGCTGTGAACAGCCGGTTTGTCTTGTGATGAGTTGCTCTTCCAGAGCTCCTTCCCCAATAGCCAGCCTGCTCTTTGCGAGCATATTTCACGTTGGAAGACTCGATCGGTTTGAACATTGAAACTGCCTTACCACATCACATGTCGGTAGTTATCTGGATGGGATCACGATGTGTATGCATGCTTCGCGCATCCTGGAATGGTTCATTAATTACAGTATAGACAGCGTTGTTATTCATTACGAAAATTGTTTATATCTGAGATTCAACGAAGTAGATatctttccaccacccctaTTCATCGAGCCCATTCTTCAACCCTTCCTATGGCCCATGGCTAGGTACACTATCCAAACTCTTGTACCACCTCCTTTACTAACTCGTTCAGTCGAGAATCCAATGACCGGAGGAAGCCGACCAGCGCCACTAAGGCCCTCTCCATGCACCACGTTATCTTGGACCCCCTCTTCATCTGCAAAACCTCAAGCTCTGGCTCAAGAACCTCCTGGACTCGGTCTCGGAAGGCGTCTTTCAGTAGCTCAGCAGCCTAATCAGGATTCAGAATCTGCGAGGCATCGACCAGAATCTTCCCCATActtttggtgatgatgagcctGTGTTACAACCTGCCAAGTGTCACGGTTATGGAAGACAGCGGGGGCCACAAGGAACCAATCAGGActggaccgaggaccgtctataagtcaacggtccacggtccctatgtctatatatacggaggagctggctggtgtagatggacagttccgcagtatgcaatacaagtcacaatcgttaGTATCTTAGCTATGGTgatcgagacaagccatttgttatacactgtttagctgtaccgaaccaggattgttcagaagtgccttcaaccagtatccctttcagaggttctggataggggttcgtcacaccAAGCCATGTCAGCGTTTGTAAGTAAGCACGTGAGCACGGCGATGTTTGCCTTGTTTCTCATACAGAGCTCTGTTATGATGTATCTATTTGACCGATGGGCCATCTCACGCCAACCGTCATCTAGCTGCAGCAGCTGTGGTGACTACTCTGCCTATTTTCGCAATCCAATCACCCACACTCGGTCAAGACTGGAGACAAACAATCCAATTGATTCCAAAATCGTCTACTTCTAAAGCTCATAACTCCATCACATGACACATAAAATATAGACTttatcccctttcccctaTCCCCCATCACCTGTGCCCCCCAAGAGgatcctccacctctctcaactccccctcctctccagctccaatCTCCTCAACCAACCCTCTCATCACCGGCTCCAGCGTCTCCATCCCACTCAGCTGCGACATCCCCGGCCAAGGCcactccctcttccccagacCGCTTTCCCcacccctctcttcctcttgtcTCTGTTCAACCTCCCTAACGCGCCTCGTAAACATTGTCCCAAAGTCCCCTCCCAGCAACGACACCCCCGCATGCCGTGACGGCAACCGATCAACCGCCACCTCCTGCCCCCCCTGACTGTACGAATGCAGCAACAGGTCATCATTACTCGGATCCCAATAATGCGAGCTCACATCAGAGGTATTCATTGTCTGTGGCGGCTCGTAGTACCGGGAATGATAACCCGCCgggatgggtgggttggagtgggagaggtgtCGGTAGTCAAGGGAGTCACTGTCGTTTGTGGAGGCCTCTGAGGAGATACGGTGGCGAGGGTaggggttgtggtgttgagggcaGGGGCTGCGGTGTTGAGGGCAGGAGTAGTGTTTCCTCCttgtggtggtagtggtggtggtggtggtggtggtggctctGGGCGTGGCGGCCCCCGAGGCGATGTCGCTTGTGCTTTTGCAGGTGCTCAACGTTGATCTGGAAGAGGGCAATCGGCGGGCCAGGCGCTCGATCagggggatgagggtgttgagccAGCGGTTGTTGACCGATTCTAATCTGTCGAGGCGTTGAACCAAAAGTTCAATTTCGTGGTTGTGGGTGTAGTGGAGTTCTTCGTATTGACGTAGGAGGTTCTGGTGGGACTCTGACCGGGGGACGGCTGCTGGAGAGGGACGACGGAATGAACAAGCCGTTGGTGGTCTGGTAGGGAGGGTGCTATAGGAGGTGCTTGTTGAAACTGTTGGAACGAAACTCGAGTGTCGCGCGAGAATGAGATGTTCAATAGAGGTCGTGCTTCGCATGTCGGAGAAGCTGGGCATATGGCGGACTGTTCGTCCATGATGTTGAGAGTGGGGGGACGTGTCGGAGCCGGTGATGTGAATCTCAGGGGTGCCGTGGAGAGGGGAAACAGTGCTTTTTTTGCTGACAAGACTGCGCTGCTCCTTCGAACGAGGAGCTGGTGACTGGCGTGCTGAGACTGGCTGCACATCAACAACGGTCATGATGGGTGTGATACGGAGAGTGCAGGAGGGTTTCGGTTTGGGTGATAATGGCGAGAAAGGTTCTAGAGGCGGAAAGATCGAAGCGGCCCTTGATTGGAAAGACAGAGGGTGAGGGCTCCTAGGTGTGCAGTGTCTCGTCGACGGAATGTCCTCTCTGTCGCTTTGTTCCGCATCCAGGGGGTCTTGGATAGCATCCAGCGTGTGTTGTCGAAGGAACATATTGGAGGTGTTATCACGTTTGATGCCCATGGCAGGGGGCTCATCTGCGGGACTTGGGGGATTGCTCATGACGGTATGAGGTCGAGTGTCGACAGTGACGACATCTACCGGAACGAAATCTGATATCGAGCCTTTTGGGAGCGGTGTCAGCTcatggggggaagggataGTAATCATGCTGTGGGCACCGACCGAAGAGTTTGCCATCCGCGAGGGTGGCCGAGATTGTGTCCGGCTCCCAGTCCCCCCCTGTGCTATGGGTTCTGCGGCCGAGAGCACGCGGTCGGTAGAGAGCCTTTCCATGGGCGACTCTGGCGACGGGAGCATCGGGAACAACTCCTCACTGTTGGCACTTGTActgtcgttggtggtgccTGAAGCAACCGATTCGCTAGACTCACgcttctcttcttctactGGCGGCAGAATCGTGACAGTGCCAGCCCGTTCGTCATCTGAAGGCGGCGGGGTCGGCTCTTGGGTAGGCTCATCAAGATGGTCGTACTCAATAGGTATCGATATGGCGATGTGGCGATAACCACCAGTAGTTGTTCCAGCAACAGCTGTATCTGGCAGCCGAATTACGCCACCAGATGCGCGCCTCCCGTCCTTCTTTCCTCTCTTgaccctcttcttccaaaaTGACCAAAATGGCCGTCTCTTCTTCGTGGTGACAGGTGGAGACTCCAACGTGTCAGGAATGGACATGTAGTtctggggtggtggcgagGTGTTGCGGAGAAACTCAATCAGGGCCCTCGAGCTATCCCTATCGTTCGCCCTTTTGATCTTGCGCCGAATGACGTCCTCGTCGGTGTCTGGGCGGAAAATGTCGGTGAGAATGCTCGAAGCATTCGAAAGCTTGCGGAAGGTCTTGGGCCGGCTGTACTGGGATATTTGGCTGTCCATTTCTTCCAGCTCGTTTGAACGGATGGTGGTCTCCAGAGAGTCGCCTCGCCTGTTGCGCAGATGGGAACTGTCTTCCACCACAATGACAGTCTCCCTCTGCACTCGTATCCCGCCAATGTTGTCCGAAGACATGATGACGAACGTGCTTGATAATTATTGACTGCGATCCATGTTAGCCATCTACGGAAGGTGTCTCCGGGGTCACTCactgggtaggtaggcagACCTGTCCAAAACCCAGCTCTCGGTCCCGCAAATATCGGATAAGGGGTACGATATTAACCAGGGCAATGACCCCTTCTCGTCAACAAGGAAACCAAAAAGGAAGATAATGTCTCAAAAAATAACTTTTGTCATCAAATCATCAAAACTGCGAGAGACTCTCACCATGTTTGCCGCAAGGGAAGACGAACGAATGCGAACAAGTCCCGCCAGGGCATGAAGACGTAGAGAAACAAAAACGAGGGAATCAACTCACCCTTCCCAAAAGGCGAGATGAGTCGACTATTATTAACCAAGTAATcgcccactccccctccccgatcTCAACTCCAAACAAACATTTCCTTCTGCTAAGCTCCCCTAGACCCAAGCAACGCGCGTGGGAAAAGCGTCATCTGAGCGTGGCAAGCTTCCCAGCAGTTATCACCGTCTGAGCGCTCGCGAACAAACCCGAGCTAGCTGATACCCAGCGTCTCTTAGGTAATATCCCATCTCTCATCCCAGGAATACTCGCACCCCGTCCCGACAAACCCGGCAGATTCTGCACGCCTGCTTCCATTGTGTGTTCACCTCAGCCGAACCTCAAACATTCGCTCCCAGAATGACGAGCATGGcaaagcaacaacaaacaacatccccaacctGACGATCTCTGTTTCGACTCGAGAAAACAACCCCCGAACTCAGATATGTGCTACCATATCTCCAGTTGAGCTCTCGCAACTTGTGTGCCCGAGGCGTCcttccctcttcaacaacaccccccctcagATAGCAACTCGTATGCGTGGCATCACTGATTGCCCTTCCGCGATGCCCGCCCGGTCCTCCCCGTCCGCAAGCACCTATTATGCATCCCGACTCACATACATACGTAAAGACGGTCTGTTTCAGATTCAAAAATAAAACACGCCGTACCAATTTTCTGCAGGCTAACTGCATCTCCTGCACTTCCCCAACGTCTTCAACGTCCTCGTCATATCAACGCCAAGCCCCCCGTCCTGCCAAGCCCACACAGTCGGAGAATATCTACCAACCAAGCAGCTtctcccatctcatccccaTAAAACAAGCTTCTGGTCGATCGTCAACCGGCGGATCGGGGATCTTGGCAATGGAATCCACTGTCAACAACGTCGACCGGGCCAGCACCGTTCGCTAGAAGGTGGTAAACATTGGCATCGGTCCCAGTAAATCTGGGAAGAAGGTTCCCCTGAtggggaaaaggagaaggagggggaatCCATCGTGCTGTATAGCATGCCTGTCGATGAACAAGCGGAGCCGTAGCACCCATGATGGTGTGTCCGAGGTTCGAGTCTCATCAATGCCAGGTTGACATCGAGTACAATCACGATATGTGCAGCAGCCACGTTGTTGCACCCAAAGCCCTCGCCTCGCCTCACGTAGCCATCTCACGAgccctctcaaccctcacctcaAGCAACCATCTCCCCACTCTAAAACTAGAGCCCCAGCCCTGGAGCCATGGCATAAACCCTCTATGGTCGCTTCTACAAATATCTAAGCATGAAATCTTCATGGTTAACCCCCGCTCCATGGCTGTGGCCAACCAATGCCACCAAAGGCCTTTGTTTAGCCATAAAAATGCGCAAGGCCTTCCCACTGATGAGCATAGTATATAAACCATTAAAAAACAATAAAACCGATATTTGCCTGACCGGAGGACGCATAAAGTCTTTTTTAAACGTCAAACACGACTTCCCACTATCTCCAAACGTATCATGAGCCACACGTCTCTCGGTTAACGTCTTGGCCCTGGTTTCCGCCTAATAAAGGGGTCGCTCGCTGGCTTGCGTGCTGGCGGTACCGGTCCCTATTTCATTCATCAGCACTCCCCTGAACTGGCAGGACACATCTATGACTTACCCTAGATCCGGGCGGGGGTCCGCTAGGCCTCTGGCCCTGTCCATTAGGCGGCCCGTTCGGTCTCGGGCCCTGTCCTGGTCCCGGCCCATTCGCCACCTGAGGCTGCTGACCCCATTGCTGCGGACGTGGAGGTTGAGCCGCAGGTGCCCTCTCCGGGGGCGCCAGGCCCAACACCTCCATAGCTGACGGGTCGATGGGTGGCTTCACCGTGGCTGCTCTCGGCATGACTGGTGGAGCGGCATTCATATTGTGACGCGCCGTATTCGCGTTCTGTTGAATCTAATTGTAGAGTGTCAGTCGTCTGCGTTCTTGATTCTTCGTTTCGTTCCATGTCGATATTCACCTTTTTGGACGGGCGGCCGTCGTCGTTGCTATCGCGCGCCCGCTTCTTTCCTGTTGATCTAACCGTTGGCTGGATAGTGGGCGGCATGTCATCACGAGGACCGCTTGGGCGACGATATGGCAGGTTGGCTGGAGGCGCATCAGGCATCTCCACATTAGAAGAAGGCGCATCAGGCATCTCAACATCTTCGGTTGGGCGTGGGCGAGGTGCtgcaggagggggggcacCCAGCTGTTTAAAGGCGGCAGCTGGCAACTGCGGGCCACGGCTGTCCAGCATGGCCAGAATGTTACCGGTGGTGTACCGGTCACGCTCCTTGGCATCCTCAATGAGCTTATTCCAGTATTCACCTTGCTGAAGCGCCCGGGAGTCGCCCAAAATCCACAGGGATGACTTGGCACGTGTCAGACCGACGTTCATGCGGCGAATATCAGTCATGAAACCGATACCACCAGTCGGGCTGGCACGAACGCAAGAAAAGATGATGATCTCACACTCACGACCCTGGAACGCATCGGTAGTGTTGAACTCGATCTCCTCTGTAATACCCTCACCGTACTTGTCGGTGAACCTCTGTCGCAATCTGTGGAGCTGAGCCTTGTAGGGAGTAATGATGCCGATCTTGCCTCTGGCATCGACGTTGCTGTAGTCAGAGCGGAAGCGCTGGTACAGTTTCATAGCAACCTTGAGCTCTTCCTCGTTAACCAGGGACTGGTTTTTAGGCCCACGCGATTGCGAACCCTTGACATCAAAGAACCGGTAAGGGCCAAGATAGACGCTCTGGTGCCACGGCTGGAGACGCAAGCCTGCCATGTCGGCGCCGTCTTGGAGCAGCCCTTCGTAAAACTCCTTGCTTGGGAACCTGCTGATTTCGGGGTGCATGCGATACTGCATGTCCAGCAGGTGGACATCTTTGGCGTGGTTCTTTTGCATGCGGACGAACAAGCTCTGGTCGTAGCCGTATCTAGCAGCAGACTGAGAGAGAACGGTAGGCGGCAGCTGCTTGGGATCACCGACCAGAATGCATTTTGAGCAGCCATACTTGAGCGGGATGAGTGCACTAAGCTCCACACATTGGGCCGCCTCATCAATGATGACCGTCTCAAACTCGACATTGAGATTCTTGAACATCTCGTGGCCGCTACCGCTCAGTGTGGCACACAAGACCTGAGCTTTGTCGAGAATTTCTTGCTGAACCTGTCGGCGTTTGATCTCGACCTCACGTTGGAACGTGTTTCCACTGCTCTTGTCGGCCTCGATGCGAGCTCCGATGTGGGCACGGCGTTTCATCAGGTCGTCGTACTCTCTCTTCAGCTTGTTCATCAACTGATGATCATCGGCAGCTTGAGCAGCATCAAGCTGTGGCCGAAGCTCGGAGAGTTTGACCTTGATCTCGCCAGCTTCCTTGTGCATTTGCTCGCGGTCGCTGGGTCCACTGCTGTTGATCACCGCTTCCATCCGTGCCTTGACTTGCTCATCCAGGGTCACGTCTTTAACACCAGCGTTGATAGCGTCAGTTCGACCGAGACGCAGCACCTCGATCTTGTGGTGGGTTCCGTTCATTGTCTTTACGCCCTGCTTGAGACGCAAGACCAGCTCATCCACGGCTGCGTTACTGGGGGCACAGACAAGCAGCTTCCTGGCCGGGGCTGTGGTGGGTTTTGCCGTGAGTCCCGGCCGGGGGATGCTGACGGCACCATTGGAACCCTTGAGAGAATTCGACAACAGGCA
It contains:
- a CDS encoding uncharacterized protein (EggNog:ENOG503NY1T; COG:L; BUSCO:EOG092612CC), whose protein sequence is MLVSLTVGKVDAGVTVLLTPDKRLIEFPSILLPPDISSGSIVDINVARNKASEAHAERAFRSLQDSILSSFGADAPSPPVLRCRNATQTSVVLEWDPIHLATADLISLALYRNGQKAGNIPKPLEMHSTKISGLAVDTEYTFHLVLRTTAGTFASQRVTVRTHKMTDLSGITITLGILPAVVKEGLTAAVERIGAKIVDGVRIDTTHFVTTEGRGIQWEKANEMNIPVVRPEWVDACERGGRILGVTKFYLDAARVGPGSYETPLSATAPSPVPKQPEPQQQKDLPSQPPAAEPAVATTGAPSGEEAKEQGGGVESGSSDGEEDQEGDAGKDEENDAEPGYKALSGEQDQKEHPSHPKQPTVEEGDNDDDDDDDDDDDDDGSNKGEDRKGSSSADERGEKDAGKKSPGDGASFQDVAL
- a CDS encoding uncharacterized protein (EggNog:ENOG503PRAV) produces the protein MSSDNIGGIRVQRETVIVVEDSSHLRNRRGDSLETTIRSNELEEMDSQISQYSRPKTFRKLSNASSILTDIFRPDTDEDVIRRKIKRANDRDSSRALIEFLRNTSPPPQNYMSIPDTLESPPVTTKKRRPFWSFWKKRVKRGKKDGRRASGGVIRLPDTAVAGTTTGGYRHIAISIPIEYDHLDEPTQEPTPPPSDDERAGTVTILPPVEEEKRESSESVASGTTNDSTSANSEELFPMLPSPESPMERLSTDRVLSAAEPIAQGGTGSRTQSRPPSRMANSSVGAHSMITIPSPHELTPLPKGSISDFVPVDVVTVDTRPHTVMSNPPSPADEPPAMGIKRDNTSNMFLRQHTLDAIQDPLDAEQSDREDIPSTRHCTPRSPHPLSFQSRAASIFPPLEPFSPLSPKPKPSCTLRITPIMTVVDVQPVSARQSPAPRSKEQRSLVSKKSTVSPLHGTPEIHITGSDTSPHSQHHGRTVRHMPSFSDMRSTTSIEHLILARHSSFVPTVSTSTSYSTLPTRPPTACSFRRPSPAAVPRSESHQNLLRQYEELHYTHNHEIELLVQRLDRLESVNNRWLNTLIPLIERLARRLPSSRSTLSTCKSTSDIASGAATPRATTTTTTTTTTTRRKHYSCPQHRSPCPQHHNPYPRHRISSEASTNDSDSLDYRHLSHSNPPIPAGYHSRYYEPPQTMNTSDVSSHYWDPSNDDLLLHSYSQGGQEVAVDRLPSRHAGVSLLGGDFGTMFTRRVREVEQRQEEERGGESGLGKREWPWPGMSQLSGMETLEPVMRGLVEEIGAGEEGELREVEDPLGGHR
- a CDS encoding uncharacterized protein (EggNog:ENOG503NWGF; COG:I; COG:Q) — protein: MSKPWILLTPSTRGISHSLLHHLLRTTPSTIPILTTTRSPNLPPSYPESDRLHVVNLDVTDESAIQSAADRARELFPPKTHHLHLALTLPGILLTPPEKSISQITEPSLLETLRVNTLGPVLLMKHFVPFLPKRSAPLEPTEGLPPHATWLSVSARVGSMTDNRLGGWYSYRLSKSALNSAVKTLDLELQQKSASNCIAVGYHPGTVKTDLSRGFWSGVPEANLFSPEDAAEKLWNVITSLNPSQRGKIWDWKGEEVPP